TACAAATTTTCTCGTGCTTAGTCCCATCATTTCTTTCAACTGAAGTAGAAATTTATTTGTATTTAATCAACATATTATGATATGATAGATAAGTTAGCAGGCAGGTAAGTAAATGTGCCACGCCAACCCTACACCCTACTAAACTAAACGGTTTAGTCTAGAAGCAAGTTTTATCCCAACCCCAAACCCAACCCAACTACAGACTTCACTATTGATCTCTGCTATATCCATCTGTTTGTATTTAACTGTGATTTAATCAACATATTATGATATGATAGATAAGTTAGCAGGCAGGTAAGTAAATGTGCCACGCCAACCCTACACCCTACTAAACTAAACGGTTTAGTCTAGAAGCAAGTTTTATCCCAACCCCAAACCCAACCCAACTACAGACTTCACTATTGATCTCTGCTATATCCATCTGTTTGTATTTAACTGTGATTTAATCAACATATTATGATATGATAGATAGGTTAGCAGGCAGGTAAGTAAATGTGCCACGCTAACCCTACACCCTACTAAACTAAACGGTTTAGTATAAAAATACCAAATATAGCAACCGCCAAGGTTGTGAGGACATGGCAAAAGCCTAAAACCCAGTCACAGCGAGTCTTTGACTTTTGACTTTTGACTTTTGCTATATCACCCCTCCTCGCTTGCACAGGAGGGGTGGGAAATGGGTTCTTTTATTTACTTTCCACAAAATCGGCATCAATCACATCTTCACCTGTGGGGCTTTCGCCTGTAGTTCTGCCATCACCTCCACCAGCTTGAGCATAAACAGCACTACCAACTTGCATCAAGGCTTGCTGTAACTCATTCGTCAGAGACTTCATGCGCTCAAAATTATCTTGATTAATCGCCTCCCGTAAATCTTGTACTAACCCTTCAACTCGGCTACGATCCTCAGAACTCACCTTATCACCCAAGTCTTGCAGTTGCTTCTGGGCTTGATAAGCCAAAGAATCTGCCATGTTCTTCGTATCAATTTGTTCACGGCGTTTGCGGTCTGACTCAGCGTGGGCTTCTGCATCCCGCACCATGTTTTCCACATCCCCCTTATCGAGAGTGGAAGCACCTGTAATCGAAATCGACTGCTGTTTACCTGTAGCCTTATCTTGAGCAGTCACGGAAAGAATACCGTTAGCATCGATATCAAATGTCACCTCAATTTGTGGTACACCTCTAGGTGCTGCCGGAATTCCATCTAGGCGGAAAGTTCCCAAACTCTTGTTATCTTTAGCGAATTCTCTCTCACCTTGGAGAGCATGAACTTCGACATTTGTTTGACCATCAGCCGCAGTCGAGAAAATTTCCGACTTTTTCACCGGGATAGTAGTATTACGGCTAATAATCTTCGTCATCACACCACCGAGAGTTTCCACACCCAAAGACAAGGGAGTGACATCTAACAGCAGGATATCTTTCACCTCACCTGATAACACACCCGCTTGAATAGCAGCACCAATCGCCACAACTTCATCAGGGTTCACACCTTGACAAGGATCTTTACCAATAATTCGCCGCACTAATTCTTGCACAGCCGGAATCCGAGTTGAACCACCCACTAATACAACTTCATCAATTTCCGCATTACTCAGTTTGGCATCTTGCAGAGCTTGCTGCACAGGTTTTCGACAACGGTCTAAAAGATCCGCCGTCATTTCCTCAAACTTAGCCCTTGTCAAAGTTGTATCTAGGTGTTTTGGTCCCGCTTGAGTCGCGGTAATAAAGGGGAGGTTAATATTGGTTTGAGTCGCACTGGAAAGTTCAATTTTGGCTTTTTCTGCGGCTTCAGTTAGTCTTTGTAAAGCTTGCTTATCTTTACGGAGGTCAACACCTTCATTACGTTGAAATTCAGTCGCCATCCAATCTACAATCTTTTTATCAAAGTCGTCACCACCTAAATGGGTGTCCCCACTGGTAGATTTTACTTCAAATACACCGTCTCCTACTTCCAAAATGGAAACGTCAAAAGTCCCACCACCCAAGTCAAAGACTAAGATAGTTTCGTTGGTCTTTTTATCTAAACCATAAGCCAGTGCTGCTGCTGTCGGTTCGTTGATAATCCGGAGAACTTCCAAACCGGCAATTTTACCCGCGTCTTTGGTAGCTTGGCGTTGGGAGTCATTGAAGTAAGCTGGAACCGTAATTACAGCTTGGGTAACTTTTTCTCCCAGATATTTACTGCTATCATCAACCAACTTCCGCAGAACTTGGGCGGAAATTTCTTCCGGTGCAAATTGTTTACCTGCTGCGGGACAGTCCAGTTTAACATTACCGTCGCGATCGCGCACAACTTTGTATGTCACCTCTGTCGCTTCATGGGTAATTTCTTCATGTTTACGCCCAATAAAGCGTTTCACAGAATAAAAGGTATTTTCCGGGTTCATCACCGCTTGTCGTCTGGCTATTTGACCCACCAAGCGTTCACCAGACTTAGTATGAGCCACCACCGACGGAGTGACGCGTTGTCCTTCAGCGTTAGCAATGACTAAAGGTTGTCCACCTTCCATGACAGCAGCACAAGAGTTTGTCGTTCCTAAATCAATTCCAATTACTTTCGGCATATAATCTTCCTCTCTAGCTTCGTTTCAGCAATTGTGGCGTTGAGGATAAGACACTGGGTATCGAAAATGGGGTATTATCTAGTGGATTTAGTCTTAGGAGGTTTAATCTCAAGCGTGCTAGCTTGCAGACAACCAGTATTTTTCCTCAATCAATCTATTAAGCTTCCTACTTCAAACATTAGACCAACTGATAATTGAGTGGGTTCGGTTTTATAGCAAGGTGCGATCGCAATAACCGTACTTTATTCTGAGATACACAATTCGTTACAAAATCCAGATATCAATCATAAAAGTAGCCATAAATAGCTTATAATACCTGAGACATATCATTTAAATAAAAAATTAAAAATTAATTTGATGGCTAAAAAATATATTCCTAACGCTTTTATAAAAGTCGAAGATTCTCAGTTATATGCAATCTTTGCTTGGAGTCAGCGCACCGCCGAAATCATTCCGGCTAAATCATGGTTAACGCTCCTCGAAATATTTGTCCATGAACATTCACTAGAAAGTGCATACCAAATCTTTCAAAAAATTCAATTCGCTTCACTTGCAGATAAATTCATTGAGGAACTAGATAAATATCAACCTTTATCTCAAGATGCCATAGTATTTTTAGCAGACGGTAGCCTGACAATTTTTGGTAAAGGCTTTCGTAGCTTTATTGAAAAAGATATGCAATTTGAACTGGGGGAATTAAGTCAAGCAACTTACCAAGTTCTACCGCAATTGTTTTCTCAGTATCAATTAAAAGATGATTTAGACTCTATTCAAAGTTTAGAAGACTTCCGCAAATTAGTAGAAAAACTAGAAACCATAGGTTTATTATCACCTGCAACAGGTTCTATAGATTGGGGTGACTTGAAAAAAGCAGTTCCCATTTGTCAAGCATTTGGATTAACCAGAGGAAAACCAGTTGATAGATACTATCTGGGCAAATTTATTGCAGAGATTAAATCTCAGATTGTCGGTAATATCCTCGAAATAGGAGGAACACCAAAAGACAAAGATTTTTATCAAATTAATCCAGGGACATCATATAAAATTCTCAACATAGAAGCCGGCGCTGGTGTAGATATAGTTGGGGATGTGCATGATGTATCAATCATCAAACCAGAATCTTTTGATTCCGTGATTATTTTTAATGTCTTAGAACATTGTTATGCACCCTGGATAGCAGTTGAAAATATTCTCACTTGGTTAAAACCAGGAGGAAAATGTTTTGCAATGGTTCCCAGTGCCATTAGACTTCATGCTACTCCCGCCGATTATTGGCGACCTTTACCAGATGCTTTTACATACATATTTAGGGAATATAGTCAACAGCAATTATATGTATATGGTAATCCCACAAGTGCGATCGCTAGTTATCATGGAATCGCCGTAGAAGAACTGACAACAGCAGAACTAGATGCTTTTCATCCAGATTATCCCGTTGCTACTTGTATCATGGCTGAAAAATAAAACTAAGGGACTTCCAAATAAAAAACATGACAAATTTGATTGTGGGATGGGTGTCCCCACCCGTCCTTTAATCAGGGCGGGCAAGATGCCCACCCCACAATATACATAATTTATTTCTCGGAAGTCGCTAAATCCTAGCTAATCTACTTTTAAATATCAAAACAAATGAGCAGCATCACCTTTGACATCAATCCAGAAATAACAGTTATCTTATGCACCTATAACCGGGTAAATCACCTAAAAAACTGTATCGATAGCGTGATTAATCAAACCTTTAAAGATTGGGAACTTGTTGTAGTAGACGATGGGAGTCAAGACAACACCTTTGAACTTGTTGATTCCTATCTGCAAAAAATCCCCAATATTCGTTATTTGAAACATCAAAATCGCAAATTAGGATATGCTAAAAATGCGGGAATTCAGGCATCTTTTGGGAACTACATTACATTTATAGACAGTGATGATGCTTACAAACCCAATCATCTAGATTCACGTCTAGAATATATGAAAGCTAATCCAAAAATTGATTTAATTGAAGGAGGATTTGACTCGGAAGAAGAGATTTTTGTAGCAGATTATTTTCAACCAGAAAAAACAATTAACTTACGAGAATGTGTTTTAGGTCCCACATTTTTTGGTAAACGGCACATATTTTTTCAATTAAAGGGATTTCATAATATACCTTATGGAGAAGATACAGACTTTTGGGAACGGGCGGAAAAAATTTGCCAAACTCAAAAAGTCAGGGAACCAGAAACTTATATCTACACCAGAGCCGAAACGAGTATTACTAAGAGCGTGTTAGAAAAAATTTCCTCATCTAGCTAACCAGTAGACATGAAAATTCCGCCTTTACTACACCA
The window above is part of the Nodularia spumigena CCY9414 genome. Proteins encoded here:
- the dnaK gene encoding molecular chaperone DnaK, which produces MPKVIGIDLGTTNSCAAVMEGGQPLVIANAEGQRVTPSVVAHTKSGERLVGQIARRQAVMNPENTFYSVKRFIGRKHEEITHEATEVTYKVVRDRDGNVKLDCPAAGKQFAPEEISAQVLRKLVDDSSKYLGEKVTQAVITVPAYFNDSQRQATKDAGKIAGLEVLRIINEPTAAALAYGLDKKTNETILVFDLGGGTFDVSILEVGDGVFEVKSTSGDTHLGGDDFDKKIVDWMATEFQRNEGVDLRKDKQALQRLTEAAEKAKIELSSATQTNINLPFITATQAGPKHLDTTLTRAKFEEMTADLLDRCRKPVQQALQDAKLSNAEIDEVVLVGGSTRIPAVQELVRRIIGKDPCQGVNPDEVVAIGAAIQAGVLSGEVKDILLLDVTPLSLGVETLGGVMTKIISRNTTIPVKKSEIFSTAADGQTNVEVHALQGEREFAKDNKSLGTFRLDGIPAAPRGVPQIEVTFDIDANGILSVTAQDKATGKQQSISITGASTLDKGDVENMVRDAEAHAESDRKRREQIDTKNMADSLAYQAQKQLQDLGDKVSSEDRSRVEGLVQDLREAINQDNFERMKSLTNELQQALMQVGSAVYAQAGGGDGRTTGESPTGEDVIDADFVESK
- a CDS encoding methyltransferase domain-containing protein, translated to MAKKYIPNAFIKVEDSQLYAIFAWSQRTAEIIPAKSWLTLLEIFVHEHSLESAYQIFQKIQFASLADKFIEELDKYQPLSQDAIVFLADGSLTIFGKGFRSFIEKDMQFELGELSQATYQVLPQLFSQYQLKDDLDSIQSLEDFRKLVEKLETIGLLSPATGSIDWGDLKKAVPICQAFGLTRGKPVDRYYLGKFIAEIKSQIVGNILEIGGTPKDKDFYQINPGTSYKILNIEAGAGVDIVGDVHDVSIIKPESFDSVIIFNVLEHCYAPWIAVENILTWLKPGGKCFAMVPSAIRLHATPADYWRPLPDAFTYIFREYSQQQLYVYGNPTSAIASYHGIAVEELTTAELDAFHPDYPVATCIMAEK
- a CDS encoding glycosyltransferase family 2 protein, with product MSSITFDINPEITVILCTYNRVNHLKNCIDSVINQTFKDWELVVVDDGSQDNTFELVDSYLQKIPNIRYLKHQNRKLGYAKNAGIQASFGNYITFIDSDDAYKPNHLDSRLEYMKANPKIDLIEGGFDSEEEIFVADYFQPEKTINLRECVLGPTFFGKRHIFFQLKGFHNIPYGEDTDFWERAEKICQTQKVREPETYIYTRAETSITKSVLEKISSSS